The following DNA comes from Carassius auratus strain Wakin chromosome 46, ASM336829v1, whole genome shotgun sequence.
AATCGGTTTCCTACTTGACTATAAAAGTTAATCTGTCATTTGCATACAAGTCAAAAGTTTATTATGACAAAAGCATAGGCAAGGTTATGGGTTTGATTCCTAAGGACAGACATGTTAATACAAAAGCCACTTCCAGTTTCATAAATGTAGATGTTAACTATAAAAATACCTACAATTTGCACTGCTGTGGTGCTCATGTAGCTGAAGCAGATTTGAACCAGGCTTGCAACATGATTCtccagaaatcattgtaatatgctcatttggttctcaaaaactttattattcatgctgaaaacagctgtgctgataaatatttttgtttaaaccaCATGTTTTTTCAGGatgttttgatgaatagaaagttctaaagaacagtatttattttaaataacgtaGATTAAAATTGTAAAGGCTGTGTGCTCTTTACAGCTTGCATAATTACAATTGCAGTTTGATAAGGTTAAATGGGATACGTTTCCCCAACAGTGCATGAGTCCACTGTTATAACTTTCTCCATCTCTTTCATGCTTTAGGAGTTCTCTTCTGGCATCTGGAGGTCAGTGCAGTCAAGGAAAAACCCCGCCACGCTCTCCCTCCTACAGCAGTACCCCAGGACCTAGTGGGTAAGATCACAGCCAGACGAATGTACGGCACTAAAAAATGACTAACAAAATGacctttttcatgttttttattttatatgtatgtatttggtTTCTGGGTCAGTGAAGTTCAAGGCCTTTGCCACAAAGGATATGTTGTAGATCGGCATGAGGATTGCATCTATGATGAGCACAGATTGTCCTGTTCTCCTTCATTATTAAATATGGCACATGAAACCCAAAGCCACACACAACATGCAGCCTCTGCTTCTGCCTGTTTCATGGTTCCCATCCCATCCAGAAATGTCCTTTGAGATTTGAAAGGATTTTATTTCATTGATCGGGTGCTGAAAGATTCCCGTCAGTCTTAATTGCTCCATATCTTTTACTCGCGTCTTTTTATTCCCGCCTCATTCTCAGCAGGCCGAGTGAGTTTTCTGGGAGTAACTTCGGCAACCATGGGCAGTCTGTACCCATTCCAGTCCCCACACAGATTCACAACTACCAGCGCATGGAGCAAAACCTCCAGTTCCCAGGTCAAGAGGGCTCTCCACAGTGAGTGAAAGCATATTCTTAATATCTCCTCCTTGAAATTCAAGAATTGGCTTTTTAATTCACTTAGCCATGCTCCACAGGAAGTTAAAAATGAATTTGATTTGGAATGGCAAGCAGAGACATTTActgaattttaattcaaagaaggaCAACACATTTGAACAACAGAGACAAGTTTTGCAGCAAAACCTAAATAACTGCATCATTTATGCTTTCATAGGGCTCGGAGATAAATGATAACTATCACCCAACCTTATGAAAGCCAACCCAATTATCCATACATAATTTACCTCAAAACAATAAAAGGAGTTCGTTATAATGTTCATGCGCCAAACAGTGCAACAGATTAAGCTATAGCGTTAGTGCATTTATAACAAATGTATTTAGACAATAAACATGTTACATTTTTACCATGTGTATTTATGTGCTATATATGTGTGGTTTTAACTGTGGTTATCTTGAATTAAAAGTATGCTACTATGGAAGACCAGTGATTAATATTAGTAAAACGGTCAGCATAATTACATTTCACCATATAAAAATGAGGTTATTACAATTTTTGCAAACATAAATTTACATGTGGATCCCAACTGTGAGTGGCTTTTAATCTCCACTTTTATGCCATTGGGCGCCGATCAGACTTGAGAGCTGGTTAATGACATCACAGGAACTAGGAAGGTGGAAGTAAAGAAGAAGAGAGACTctgggaaataataataataaaaagagacaATAACACAAGCTTATTTCAAATGTACATTtctaagagaaaaaaataaataatgttattcatATTCAGCCCGCACTGCAAACTGTGCTGAAGATACGCATCATCAATTTaggcaacacaaacctgtttcatgTTTTGAAACAATATCACTCAGAAGAACAAGCAGAaactaagaaatacatttttttgctaagatatttatttttgttaaggaTAATTGACTGGAAAAATGTAAAGAATTCAAAAACCTgaagtgtttgtcatgttctgaccataaaaagtagtttaatttaattaatggtCTGGTTTCTACAACTTACAGTGCCTTGAAAGAAACTTAAAAGAACTAAAGAAATTGaataattcaaatgtattattgGCTAATTCTAATTTATATTGAAGTAAATAATTTGGGAAAGTATTGTTCTAACATAGTCTATAAAATGGAAGgtaatttattaaacataattaaatacaattttctgcagttttctttttttgtataataacagaaaaaataaagtacaaaaatatatatataaaaaatgtattattaaaaattacaaataaagtagTACATGAATTTCTTCTTTTACATAAATTCTTATTTGAATTGTCTTGTATCTACATTTTCATTGAATTTTTATTCAGTTCAATTGGAATTTAAaggcatttatttttctttccttccttctgtctttttttctttcgcaGGTCTGGCACGGTCCAGAGGTGTGGTAGCGGGAGTTTTCTGGCCTGTGGAAGGACCGGGCCTTCTCCTCCTCAGTCTGGTTCTGCTCTCACTTCCCGCAGGCTGTCTACAGGAGGCACAAAACCCTTCCAGCTCTCTCCACAGGGTAAGTGCCGCTTTGTTCTGCCCAAATCCCTAGTCATGCCACTGTAGCTAAAGATGATTGAAGAATCCTTGTGTTTCTAAATGAACTctggctctctctctccttctctgctTTGCTTTGGTCTCAAAAGTGGGCACAATTCCTGAGTTGCCAGGCCAAGTTTGCCCAGTGAGTGCAGAAACGAGTCACAGGGGCTCTCGGGGTGGAGGTAAAATCATTCTTCATCCGTTTCCAtaggtttttttttcctttttttttctagtgGGACATCAGTATTTCATAGCCCAATTAATTTACCTTTTGTAAATGTTGCATGTCAAGAAAGCTGGGAAACAATGCTTTCCTCTTTTCCCAGATTGTGAATGTTGAATTCGTTTTTATTTAGATCCCTCTTGAACTCTTCCTGTCTGTATCTGCTTAGAAACCAaggctcggccacagcagcagggTCTGGGCACTCGGCTCAACAGCGCCCCCTGTTTGCTGGAGGCGGCTGGTGGGTGCAGACAGAAGATCAGAAAGCAGCATTCAGACCCAGTGGTGGCCCCTCAGGGAAACGTGATGCCCTGTAGGACCCTGCACTCCTCACCCAGGCTCAGTGAACTTATGCAACGCAACCCCCTACCAACCATCCTGGGTTCTCCTTCCAGAGTAAGATTTCATTCTGTCTATTTGTATGTTCATGAGCTCTGTCTAAACTGTCTATATCAGCATGAGAgcagatgttttatatatatgtttatgtctTTGATTTCGCAAAACCTTTCGGCGAGTGAAAAATCGGGCTAAAACTGTACAGTATGAACTCGGCATTATGCTTACTAAGACCCCGATCAGACAGAACGTGTTTTTTGCAGTGAGAGGcaccttttttaaatgtatttctactGGCAGTGAGCATTTATGTGCCCTGTGCGCTTCGTGTTTTAGCCGCCTGCTGTGTCTCAtgttttttggtaaaaaaaaaaaaaaagggaaaaagaaaagcaccatcattctttcttttttttcttgtccaATCGAATGAATGGAGAGGTGGGCCTTCTGTTGGGCTGACAAAAGTTTGCTGGAGCTTGGACACTGAAACCAACCAAGTGGCAGCCTCCCGCTCTCTCTTGTGAAGCCTATACGGAAGTGACTTAAACAGTCATTCGTCAACTGGCCGCAAGAGGGAGACattcccatagactccccatgtttaAATGCCTAActttacagcataaaaaaaaacgtttacagcctggtgcaaaaaacgATTTAGGTTTAtaaagctaattttgcccttcatgacaactatGAGGGGGgtcaatttttttataactcatccgtttaaattatattaagccttaaagttatgcataattaagggcatggccacttgagtgacaggtggattttttttttttttgaatgctgGTGTGAGTTCTGTCTGATAAATGCgaacaaataatgtaaaaatataatttcctttCTCCATCCCAGGCCATGCCACCATTTGAGTTTCCCAGGCCCCCAAGTTCCCCAAACATGGTCACATTTCTGACCCACCAGGGCCTCAGACCAGCTCAGGGAGAGGCTAGTTACCAGCCTGAAGAGAAGAAAGGCTTTGGGAGGTATGTGAAGAagaattgaatgtttttttttttttgctcctctTAAAACCCCAGAAATCTGTTTTCGCTTAAGAACCTCTTAAGTTACAATGACgctcttcaaaaagctggtcagttcTCTTAGTTTTGAAATAGAGCCCCGGATTCAAGCTGATACAACCACCCCTGTCCTGTACATTCCttcttgcttttattttttctcctcttttgctttctcttttatAATCTTCTTCACTCTTTTTCTTGTCGGGGCAGGTCTCAGAGTGTAGGCCGCCTATCTGATGTGTTGCTGATGGCGGCGTTTGGGGGGCAGAGAGGAGAACGAGGCAGCATGGACAATCTCAATTCTGACAGAGCCATAGACATCACAGgtgagttcatttgacagttgtATTAATTGGATCAATATATAACATAActctttattgttattttttagaatgtaatcacagaaatacatttaaagctgATTTGTTTATCAGTCataacttcagtcttcagtgtcacatgattcttcagaattcTAATAGGTTGATTTGgggttcaaaaaacatttcttattatcaatgttgaaaacagttgttattttaaaatgttatttttaatgtgaagttatatacagttttcacaaaaactcTTGTTTTTCTGCTCACAGCACCACCTGGTGGTGGAGGCTTCGTGGTGGGCTCGGGTAGCCCTGCTCGAGTGGTGTTCACCGTGGGTTCTCCTCCCAGTGGAGGAACACCTCCTCAGAGTTGTCGCTCAAGGAAGTTCTCAGgtgaattattttgtattattattatgaactttGATCCTTCTAGGTAGCACTGACCTGAACCCCTCTGTGTGTCACAGCAGGCTCTTCAAGCTCCATTAGTCCAGTAGGGTCGCTCACCAGCCGCTACCCACAAACAGGCATTTGCATGGACGGCTATGAGGGGTCCTCAAGTCCCCGCTATGGTTTCACTGATCCCATCTCAGCAGTGACTTTTGAAGCCCCTGAACTACCAGAGGAGACCCTAATGGAGGTTAGCACCAAAATGCGGCATTGCTTTTTGATAGATAGTCAAGTTAGCAAGTTTATGTTTGAGTCGAATGCCCCACTTCTCTCTCCACCACAGCAAGAACACACAGAGACTCTGCGCAGGCTTCGGTTCATGCTGGACTTCGCCCGCTGTGTGGTGGAGGTGGCAGGAGCCCGGGGTGGAGAGGCTGCCCAGGCCGACCTCTCTTCCACCAGCCTGCTCCAGCAGCAGAGCTTGGTTGCCGACCAGATCAGCTCTCTGAGTCGAGAGTGGAGGTGAGGAGACATCTGCTCATTGCTAATCTCTCCAGCAAAGGATCACAGATGCTGTTTAATATACACATGTTGACAGCAGGACAGTGTCATTAGTGTTGTATAATAACCAGCAACTTTAAAGTCCACTAAAACCGAAATAAAAAGGTCTATAGTCAGGTTCTGTGTTGAGTGGTGTTAaatatgtgtgcatttattttgtatCAGTTATGCAGAACAGTTGGTGCTTTACATGAAGATCGCAGAGCTTCTGTCATCTTCATTACACACAGCCATGGAAGGCATCAAGCAGGGAAAACTCTACCCCTCAACCACCGTCAAACAAGGTCAACACTTCAGACACACTTTCTTCTCACCACGATCGTATAGCACAACAGTTACCATCCATAATTCCCATGTATTTACGCAACAGGCAtcaaaaatgtatagaaaaatattttaaagtatttgtaaaaaaaaacaaataaataaaaattatacatatatatatatatatatatatatatatatatatatatatatatatatatatatatatatatatatatatatatatatatatatatatatatatatagtaattatttataatataataatgattttataataataaaatatgtaagatttaatctattattatatttatactattattgttttaaaatcattaaaatctgaatatttatatttttcccgTAAAACTCTTGATGATAATTCCTTTAATACAGGtacaatgtaatatatttaagaaattaaagttaaacaaaaaatatgatgtttatcgcaaaatatttaaatgtatagacATTTGAAGGTATAGGGCAAgcattcccaaactttttttgtcagctgaaccccTTTAACCTAAAATATTTACTTCAAGTTATCTCCGaggttttaagttaatatttaaacaatatgcAGCACATTTGCATGTTAACGGTTCTCTGACAATAGTTAATGTACACATGATATGCAGGTaagcaaataaaatgtttgtttacttttttagtAGGTGTTTATCTgatgtgtttgttttaatattacattattatatatattattttacatcatcattttttttaacattataactaTAATTCACTTAATTATGAAGCCGAGTTTGGGAAAACCTGGTGTAGAGAGAATGACCCAGAGTGCTTTATGGGATTAAGATATatttataccgtattttccggactataagtcgcactttttttcatagtttggctggtcctgcgacttatagtcaggtgcaacttatttatcaaaataaaattaatttgacatgaactgagagaagaAAActttaccgtctccagccgcgatagggcgctctatgcttctcAGTTCTCCTgcagtctacactgaagacatagagcgccctctcgtggctgtagacggtaatgttttcttttggttcttggttttaaataaatgcgacttatagtccagtacgacttatatatgttttcttctttgtcatgacgtatttttggactgatgcgacttatactccggtgcgacttatagtctgaaaaatatggtaactttttttttttttttttttttttcagtggtcaGAAGGCTGAATGACTTGTATAAGTCCAGTGTGATGTCCTGCCGTTCTCTGAGTGCTCAACTGGAGCGATTCTTCTCCCGTAAACACAAACTCATGGACCACATCAACAGCATCACCGCAGAGAAGCTCCTCTTTAGCCACTCGGTACAGATGGTAAATAACAACAATATCAGGAATCTTTGACATTGTGACTTCCAGGCTTTTATACTCGGCTGTAAAATCactttgtatatatgtatgttttattcaacaaattttagtttataaaaatttatttaggATGTGCCCTGGTCTTACAGGTACAGGCGGCTGCTCTAGATGAGATGTTTCATCAGGGAGAAGTATCGGTTCAGCGTTACCATAAGGCCTTGCTGCTCATGGAGGGTCTGTGTCTCCTCCTCACAGAACAGGCTGACATCCTCAGCATTAACAAGTGTGAGTAATACGGTAGCACGTTTTCTCATTTAAGATTCTCTTTTTAAGATCATTTACGTAACCAGTGTGATGTTTACCTACAGGTAAGCAATGCATCGAACGCCGTCTTGCCGCCTTGCAGTCGGGTCTCTGTGTGTAAAGCCTCTCCACCACGCTGCCGTTACACCGCCAAGATTCCCGTTCCTCCCTTGAGCAGCTTTCTCCATCTTTTTCGTCTCCAGCTTTCTAAAGCGCAGTGGAGGAGAGAACGGCCCTCTTATTGGACCAAGTTATTGACAGCTGATGACGTAATAGTGGAGAGATGCAAAGTTGTGTTGCCACTTTACAAAGTCGTAGGCACAGAAGGACAGAATAATACCTGTGTCTGTAATCAAGATGAAACCTGTTTCCACAATTATTCTCTCACCGAGTTTAAAGTGTAGTAGAAACATGTTTCTCTGTGCACATGCTGGCTCAAATAGGCTTGGTTGCACGTTATAAATGGGTTGTGCAATCTGAATTAATCGTAGATGACGTTTATCCATCTCAGAACATCAGTTTCTTATTTTTTCCTTAGTTTGTAGTCAGAGATCTGCACATTCACTACGTAAGCTAGCAGAGAGACATTAGGAAACACTTTTAAGATTATTACTAGTGATTTAATAGTGCATTTAGGCATGATTTGAAGTTGAAGTcattttggttggttggttacATAAGAGGCCCAAGTACTCCCTCACTGGGGAGATTAATCAGAAATTCAGTGACCAAATTACAAGccattcaaaaacaataaaagtaatgtTGCCAGTTATTTAAAAGACATTCTCATTGTTTCACTGGAAGCAACTGTATAAAGCCAGCGATATCATTTGTAGCACTTTAATGAATGTTTACCAAGAAAGACCATGTGCGATCCCTTTTTTCTCCTTTAAAATGTCTAGGAAATGAATACTGTGTGCGGTGTTTAGACATCTCTTACGACCTGTTCAGTTCCTTCTGTTTAAAATAGCTATTATTGTGTTTGGCAATCATTTGTCTGAATGTAGTTTGGCTTTTTTAAGTTAGTCACATTAGGGCAAGACATAAAGTTCCTGTGCCACCACAGAGAATTTTAGCTATTATTTGGTCCAAATATTATGCCAAAAAAAGGTCTTTAGTAGTGCATTTCCTAGTTTAGATAACGGTGGTATTACTGTTGGCCCGCTCAATATTAGGTTGGCATTGTTGTTGGCATCaaaaatgacagaattgaaaAGGAACTCTTGATTATACCTCTTATTGGAATCATATGTGTGCCCTGATGACCAGTCCTGCTCCTGATTTCCATCTAGATTAAACTGAGAATTTAATGCCCATTTTTAGTGTTTGTTCTAAGGACAGAATGTACTTCCTTTTGGGTCGTGCATGCATAGTTGTTCATGTGAGCTGTGTATAATCTAAAGCAGGTATATAAAAGACAGGTCTTAAGATAGTAGTCAAATCTAGCTTGCACTGtttgaggactttttttttttttttttttttttaggtaagacATTCAAAATCATGTGTGATCACATTTCCTTACTTTCTTTCTGTGTAGAGTTACACATTGTGGTTTTTAGCCTTATTTCGACTGTGTTGTATATGAACCGCGTGTTTATGTgctgaatatatttaaaacatttttaaaatgtgcctttgaagaaaaaagcaaaaacctaaacactgaaaaaaaaaatattttgctctgttgaatttcctttctttttgtacATTGTCAgtatggagtgagtgagtgttttgaCTGGGTTGAGATGCAGTGGGATTGATTAAGTTTTGCTTCACTTTTTTATGTGCATGtgaatgtatttgtgtgttcAGGTATCGTACATACtagtttgctttgaataaacTGAAGTGCGGTGTCATGATAGTGAGACTTAAGCTCCGGAGCTTCCAAAGGCCAGTTGCCATCAGagtaacatgcatttttcataccAGTTAAATTGCAATTTTAACACCTTTGTTAAAAtactaatagattttttttctctttctctctctgtctggacAATTTGAGGATTATGCTGTATTACGatataaagtgaagtgacattcagccaagtatggtgacccatactcagaatttgttttcatatttcatattttcccCATTCAGTGTATTTGTTGTGCTTTTTtaactgcataaaataaaaatccatcaaATGTTAATCGTCGCCTAAATGGCTATCCACTGCAACACTTTAAATCACTATGTTTGGTCATCTGACTTGAGCATCACTTTATCATTGATCTGCAGACACTAAAACTTGCAATATGTGAGCTCAGCAGTTCTGTATCTGACGTCCTCATATTGTTCACCAGTAATAAAGACACACATCTGTTTTATCTTGATCTCTCAGTATCATGTGTACATTTAGATTGTAAATTATCGCTTTAAAACTTGTACATTTAACAAACACATTGAGATTTGCTTTACGTCACCCTCTCCCCACCAAAGATATGAACGTTCCAAATTGTGACTGTTGTTAAACATTTACAGTTGTTTGTTCTTTAAAAAGTCCTGTACACACTCTTTCGTGTCTATATAATATGTAACTTTTTGCTTTAAACAGTACAGCACCAATAAAAGAGAACTGAAATAAATGGCCTAATTTTTGGTTTTAAACTCCCTTTACCTTTAAGGCTTTGGGAGAATGGAATGTTGTCTGTGATCAGTAGtctgataaatatttaaaatagatttttttatttattattaacagtttatataagaattttacatttatatttttcatttagatgtatttgttattaatttctatgttacatttcatacattttaattgaataaataatatatgtatcattttaacatatatataacatataatttatattttaaatattaaatatattaaaatcattaaattgttgttaaataactaaagtatttaaatatgattaaatgattactatatatatatatatatatatatatatatatatatatatatatatatatatatatatatataattgtaattatgtaaaatgaatatatgtattaatatgatTAACTgtaaatcagggttattataatcAACtacaacaaactgaaataaaaaccatAAACAAAAATTCCTTAAAATAACAAACTGAATTAAATCAAAGTTAAtgcaaactatatagacataaaaaaattagaaaacacgacaaaattacttaaaccttgactaaaataaaaatgttaaatataaaaataaacactcaaattatttctgatttaatatattcataatctcacatataaataataaatatacaaatatctcactgatACTACAGTTGGGGGAACTTGTAAAAAGGTTAAAACATGTCTCATCCTCTAAgtcactttttattttgaaaacctggcaacccgtTTTAGGTCACGCGATATTCGGCGAGATGTGAAAGTTCAGCCACTCCACGTGGGTCTATTAATGGTACAGGGGAAG
Coding sequences within:
- the LOC113064109 gene encoding serine/threonine-protein kinase ULK1-like isoform X4 → METVGKFEFSRKDLVGHGAFAVVFKGRHREKHDWEVAVKCINKKNLAKSQTLLGKEIKILKELKHENIVALHDFQETASSVYLVMEYCNGGDLADYLHSKGTLSEDTIRVFLQQITGAMRVLQAKGIIHRDLKPQNILLSHPAGRKSHSNNTCIKIADFGFARYLQNNMMAATLCGSPMYMAPEVIMSQNYDAKADLWSIGTIVFQCLTGKAPFQASSPQDLRLFYEKNKTLSPNIPRETSSHLRQLLLGLLQRNHKDRMDFDEFFRHPFLEASSSMKKSAPVTVTCFPNSASASSCSSSSTSHLASPPQSLAEIQQVRAKALASPTQDSPGYLLKDSGGGGGGSSSKNSSCDTDDFVMVPAHFPSELTCDMPTGKVLQDSLMYCGSSLLASGGQCSQGKTPPRSPSYSSTPGPSGPSEFSGSNFGNHGQSVPIPVPTQIHNYQRMEQNLQFPGQEGSPQSGTVQRCGSGSFLACGRTGPSPPQSGSALTSRRLSTGGTKPFQLSPQVGTIPELPGQVCPVSAETSHRGSRGGETKARPQQQGLGTRLNSAPCLLEAAGGCRQKIRKQHSDPVVAPQGNVMPCRTLHSSPRLSELMQRNPLPTILGSPSRAMPPFEFPRPPSSPNMVTFLTHQGLRPAQGEASYQPEEKKGFGRSQSVGRLSDVLLMAAFGGQRGERGSMDNLNSDRAIDITAPPGGGGFVVGSGSPARVVFTVGSPPSGGTPPQSCRSRKFSGSSSSISPVGSLTSRYPQTGICMDGYEGSSSPRYGFTDPISAVTFEAPELPEETLMEQEHTETLRRLRFMLDFARCVVEVAGARGGEAAQADLSSTSLLQQQSLVADQISSLSREWSYAEQLVLYMKIAELLSSSLHTAMEGIKQGKLYPSTTVKQVVRRLNDLYKSSVMSCRSLSAQLERFFSRKHKLMDHINSITAEKLLFSHSVQMVQAAALDEMFHQGEVSVQRYHKALLLMEGLCLLLTEQADILSINKCKQCIERRLAALQSGLCV
- the LOC113064109 gene encoding serine/threonine-protein kinase ULK1-like isoform X2, whose product is METVGKFEFSRKDLVGHGAFAVVFKGRHREKHDWEVAVKCINKKNLAKSQTLLGKEIKILKELKHENIVALHDFQETASSVYLVMEYCNGGDLADYLHSKGTLSEDTIRVFLQQITGAMRVLQAKGIIHRDLKPQNILLSHPAGRKSHSNNTCIKIADFGFARYLQNNMMAATLCGSPMYMAPEVIMSQNYDAKADLWSIGTIVFQCLTGKAPFQASSPQDLRLFYEKNKTLSPNIPRETSSHLRQLLLGLLQRNHKDRMDFDEFFRHPFLEASSSMKKSAPVTVTCFPNSASASSCSSSSTSHLASPPQSLAEIQQVRAKALASPTQDSPGYLLKDSGGGGGGSSSKNSSCDTDDFVMVPAHFPSELTCDMPTGKVLQDSLMYCGSSLLASGGQCSQGKTPPRSPSYSSTPGPSGRPSEFSGSNFGNHGQSVPIPVPTQIHNYQRMEQNLQFPGQEGSPQSGTVQRCGSGSFLACGRTGPSPPQSGSALTSRRLSTGGTKPFQLSPQVGTIPELPGQVCPVSAETSHRGSRGGETKARPQQQGLGTRLNSAPCLLEAAGGCRQKIRKQHSDPVVAPQGNVMPCRTLHSSPRLSELMQRNPLPTILGSPSRAMPPFEFPRPPSSPNMVTFLTHQGLRPAQGEASYQPEEKKGFGRSQSVGRLSDVLLMAAFGGQRGERGSMDNLNSDRAIDITAPPGGGGFVVGSGSPARVVFTVGSPPSGGTPPQSCRSRKFSGSSSSISPVGSLTSRYPQTGICMDGYEGSSSPRYGFTDPISAVTFEAPELPEETLMEQEHTETLRRLRFMLDFARCVVEVAGARGGEAAQADLSSTSLLQQQSLVADQISSLSREWSYAEQLVLYMKIAELLSSSLHTAMEGIKQGKLYPSTTVKQVVRRLNDLYKSSVMSCRSLSAQLERFFSRKHKLMDHINSITAEKLLFSHSVQMVQAAALDEMFHQGEVSVQRYHKALLLMEGLCLLLTEQADILSINKCKQCIERRLAALQSGLCV
- the LOC113064109 gene encoding serine/threonine-protein kinase ULK1-like isoform X1 is translated as METVGKFEFSRKDLVGHGAFAVVFKGRHREKHDWEVAVKCINKKNLAKSQTLLGKEIKILKELKHENIVALHDFQETASSVYLVMEYCNGGDLADYLHSKGTLSEDTIRVFLQQITGAMRVLQAKGIIHRDLKPQNILLSHPAGRKSHSNNTCIKIADFGFARYLQNNMMAATLCGSPMYMAPEVIMSQNYDAKADLWSIGTIVFQCLTGKAPFQASSPQDLRLFYEKNKTLSPNIPRETSSHLRQLLLGLLQRNHKDRMDFDEFFRHPFLEASSSMKKSAPVTVTCFPNSASASSCSSSSTSHLASPPQSLAEIQQVRAKALASPTQDSPGYLLKDSGGGGGGSSSKNSSCDTDDFVMVPAHFPSELTCDMPTGKVLQDSLMYCGSSLLASGGQCSQGKTPPRSPSYSSTPGPSGRPSEFSGSNFGNHGQSVPIPVPTQIHNYQRMEQNLQFPGQEGSPQSGTVQRCGSGSFLACGRTGPSPPQSGSALTSRRLSTGGTKPFQLSPQVGTIPELPGQVCPVSAETSHRGSRGGETKARPQQQGLGTRLNSAPCLLEAAGGCRQKIRKQHSDPVVAPQGNVMPCRTLHSSPRLSELMQRNPLPTILGSPSRAMPPFEFPRPPSSPNMVTFLTHQGLRPAQGEASYQPEEKKGFGRSQSVGRLSDVLLMAAFGGQRGERGSMDNLNSDRAIDITAPPGGGGFVVGSGSPARVVFTVGSPPSGGTPPQSCRSRKFSAGSSSSISPVGSLTSRYPQTGICMDGYEGSSSPRYGFTDPISAVTFEAPELPEETLMEQEHTETLRRLRFMLDFARCVVEVAGARGGEAAQADLSSTSLLQQQSLVADQISSLSREWSYAEQLVLYMKIAELLSSSLHTAMEGIKQGKLYPSTTVKQVVRRLNDLYKSSVMSCRSLSAQLERFFSRKHKLMDHINSITAEKLLFSHSVQMVQAAALDEMFHQGEVSVQRYHKALLLMEGLCLLLTEQADILSINKCKQCIERRLAALQSGLCV
- the LOC113064109 gene encoding serine/threonine-protein kinase ULK1-like isoform X3 produces the protein METVGKFEFSRKDLVGHGAFAVVFKGRHREKHDWEVAVKCINKKNLAKSQTLLGKEIKILKELKHENIVALHDFQETASSVYLVMEYCNGGDLADYLHSKGTLSEDTIRVFLQQITGAMRVLQAKGIIHRDLKPQNILLSHPAGRKSHSNNTCIKIADFGFARYLQNNMMAATLCGSPMYMAPEVIMSQNYDAKADLWSIGTIVFQCLTGKAPFQASSPQDLRLFYEKNKTLSPNIPRETSSHLRQLLLGLLQRNHKDRMDFDEFFRHPFLEASSSMKKSAPVTVTCFPNSASASSCSSSSTSHLASPPQSLAEIQQVRAKALASPTQDSPGYLLKDSGGGGGGSSSKNSSCDTDDFVMVPAHFPSELTCDMPTGKVLQDSLMYCGSSLLASGGQCSQGKTPPRSPSYSSTPGPSGPSEFSGSNFGNHGQSVPIPVPTQIHNYQRMEQNLQFPGQEGSPQSGTVQRCGSGSFLACGRTGPSPPQSGSALTSRRLSTGGTKPFQLSPQVGTIPELPGQVCPVSAETSHRGSRGGETKARPQQQGLGTRLNSAPCLLEAAGGCRQKIRKQHSDPVVAPQGNVMPCRTLHSSPRLSELMQRNPLPTILGSPSRAMPPFEFPRPPSSPNMVTFLTHQGLRPAQGEASYQPEEKKGFGRSQSVGRLSDVLLMAAFGGQRGERGSMDNLNSDRAIDITAPPGGGGFVVGSGSPARVVFTVGSPPSGGTPPQSCRSRKFSAGSSSSISPVGSLTSRYPQTGICMDGYEGSSSPRYGFTDPISAVTFEAPELPEETLMEQEHTETLRRLRFMLDFARCVVEVAGARGGEAAQADLSSTSLLQQQSLVADQISSLSREWSYAEQLVLYMKIAELLSSSLHTAMEGIKQGKLYPSTTVKQVVRRLNDLYKSSVMSCRSLSAQLERFFSRKHKLMDHINSITAEKLLFSHSVQMVQAAALDEMFHQGEVSVQRYHKALLLMEGLCLLLTEQADILSINKCKQCIERRLAALQSGLCV